The DNA window AACCAGGCAAGCTGGTACGAGAGTGCCAATGCCGCAGGCACGCTCAATCTCAGCCAAGCCTATCGCGAATGGGGCATGGCCGAGATCGACGCCAATCGGGATTACTACGGGCCAGTGCGCTTCGACGACATCGACTTCCAGTTGAGTGCGCGGGGCCAGCAGCTCCAGGCGCGGTTCGTCGCAAGCTATGCGGACCAGCTCAACGCCGAGATAGCGGAAGACCTTGTACTGCCGCCCTTTGCGCCCGTCGCTCGACCTTCGGTGGGCAGCGCAAATGGCGTGCGGGGATCGGTACGGCTCGGCGGGGTACCAGGAAGCCTTGGCGCCCCCTCAAGCGATCGCGAGGACATCGCCCGCGATGTCGATAGGGTTCAGCAGCAAGGGGAACGGCGGGTCGGGACCGTGAAAGGATACCTCGACGGCAAGACCCGCGATGCCAAGGGAGCCTCGGCCGAAGCGGCCGATGACGTGAAGGAATGGTAGCTCAGATCAAGCCATCATAGATGATCACGTAGACAACGAACGCTAGGAACAACACGGCAAACAGGTAAATTCCGCGCCGCTCCCAAGGATCAGCCCAGATCTTTTTCCAGGTGTAAGAAGTAAGGCGGTTCTCGGCGATGGCCCGGTCGACTTCTCGAAAGCCTTCCCAGTCCTGCTTGCCGCCGGTGGGAGTGTTGTCTGGATCGCTCATTGCTCATTCTCCTTCGGGAGCAAACCCGCACCCTCCCCTCTGGACTGCCCCTCGCGTTGCGGCGAAAATAGCTGAAAATCATCGGGAAAGCGAGCACGGTGTCTTGGCGTGAAGGTCCGGAAATGAAAGAAGGTGGAATGTCCAAGAGACCACCCCGGGATAATGTCTTTGATTTCCAGACCGGACGTGACCGGAGCAAGCGCACCCGAGAAAGAAGCCTCGCCGTTCTTGTTACGGGCGGTCTATTCGTCGGCATTCTTGGAGGTCTCGCTGGAATCTATTGGCCATTTGGGTCGGCGAGCGCCGAAGCGCGAACCACGCACAGCTTTGCGGTCTGCGGCATGGTCAGACGCACCTGCGTCGTCGACGGCGATACGATCTGGCTCGAAGGTGTGAAGATCAGGATCGCAGATATCGACACGCCGGAAATCTCGCAGCCTAGGTGCGATTACGAATACGACCTCGGCATCAAGGCACGCGATCGGCTGGTTGTCTTGCTCAACCAGGGCGAATTCGAAGCGGTGACGATTGGAAGCAGGGACGAAGACCAGTACGGTCGCAAGCTGCGCGTGCTGCTGCGCGATGGACGCTCGATCGGCGACCAGCTGGTCGCAGAAGGCCTTGCGCGAACCTGGTCCGGGCGCAGGGAGCCCTGGTGCTGATGCGCGACTGGCCCGACAGCGACGATCCCTTTCCGCAGGGCAAGCCGGAATGGAAATTGAAGCTCGAGGCATGGCTTCTGGGTATTCCAATGG is part of the Novosphingopyxis iocasae genome and encodes:
- a CDS encoding thermonuclease family protein, whose amino-acid sequence is MKEGGMSKRPPRDNVFDFQTGRDRSKRTRERSLAVLVTGGLFVGILGGLAGIYWPFGSASAEARTTHSFAVCGMVRRTCVVDGDTIWLEGVKIRIADIDTPEISQPRCDYEYDLGIKARDRLVVLLNQGEFEAVTIGSRDEDQYGRKLRVLLRDGRSIGDQLVAEGLARTWSGRREPWC